TGGGCAGGACTCGACCTCAATGACATCAGCACCAAGGTCCGATCGAGCGAGCGGCCAGCCCTTGGGGTTGGCGGTCAAGGCATCTTCCTCTTTTCGAACCTCACATCGGTACCCGACTCCGCTGTGAGCCTTGGTTACCTACTCTCCGGGCTTGAACATGTCCGACAACCGCTCTCGCGTCTGCGCCGGTCGGTTACCGTACCAAAGGTTCATGTGGATGAGATTGCGGTCAGTTACGCGCAGATGGGCTACACCATGCGTGCGCTGCGTACGTGGGCTGAGGCCGACCCTCACGCCGAACTCATCGCCATCGACGGCATTCGGGTGTCTGACAAGGACCGCTTCTGGCTTATCGCCCCCGATCAGCTTGAGCCCTTGCTCAAGGTATGGGTCTGTGACAACGATGATGTTGCAGCAAGCGCGATGATTGCGACGCTCCACGAACGAGTCCGTGTCATTCGCGATGCTGCACCGTATCCAAGCTGAGCCCAAGCAGCTCAACACGGTTGGTAAAACCTAACATTGTCCGGATACAACGCGGTTTTTTCTCCAGTGAGTGAGCACAGTCGGCGCTGACCCGTTAGCCTTGGCAACTATGAACTTTCCAGAGCATCTTCTCTATACAGCGGAGCATGAGTGGGTAGCCATCGTTGATGGCACGGCGACGATGGGAATCACCGACTACGCACAAGACGCCCTCGGCGATGTCGTGTTCGTCGGGTTGCCCGAGGTCGGACGTCAGGTGTCGATCGGCGACTCGATCGCAGAGGTTGAGTCGACAAAGTCGGTCTCTGACATCTTCGCTCCTGTAACTGGCGTTGTTGGCGAAGTCAACGGTCGACTAAGCGAGAATCCCGAGCTGTTGAACACGGATCCCTACGGCGAGGGTTGGATCTGTCGAATCAGCGTCGAGGGTGAGAACACCGACCAGCTCCTTGACATTGCGGCGTATCGCAAGCTCCTTAACAGCGAGTAGTCCATGTCCGTGTGCCCCCGATGCAATGAGGTCAACCCCCCGAGCGCCCACTTCTGCTCGGCGTGCGGTTCGAGCCTGTTTGAACGCCCCGACGAGACTACGGGCTCGATGGAGGTGCTCGATGCCACGCTCCTCGGGATCCGTAGTAAAGAGTCAGAAGGGATCGAGCCTGAAGGAGGCTACGGCTACCTGATGATTCAGATGGGTCAAGAGGCCGGCTCCTGGTTTCAGCTAGACCGATCAACGATGAGCATTGGGCGGCACCCTGACAGTGATATCTTCTTGAATGATGTGACGGTATCACGGCGCCACGCCGAGGTCACCCTCAAAGGTGACGACTACTACATCAAGGATGCGGGATCGCTCAACGGGACGTACGTCGATCGAGAGCGAGTTGAGGAGGAGAAATTGTGCCCGGGCAACGAGATACAGATCGGCAAATTTCGCATGCTGTTCCTTCGCCAGGAGCTGGACCGCTGACAGCCCACCCTCGTTGGGAGGTATTGCGGGGCGACTCGGAACGGGAATTTTCAATCAAAGAGGTCTTAGGGCTCCTGCAGGAAGAGTTTCCAGAAGTTACCATCTCCAAGATTCGTTTTCTTGAGAGCCAGGGCCTTATTGCACCTGAACGCAATGCTGCGGGTTATCGAAGGTTCTTTCAACCCGACATTGAGCGCCTCTGCGAAGTACTGAGGCTGCAAAAATCCACCTACATGCCCTTGCGAAAGATCAAGGAGCACCTCGACGCAGACACACGCGTCGATCTGTTCTCACAAGAGATTGATGAACCAGAGGTGGCAAGCGAACCACACCAGGACATCTCGAGCGACGCTGATGCTCCAAGTCAACGAGCATCAGTGCCAAGCTCACCTGCCTCCACCACCCGACCGGAGCTCTTCCCGCTTGGTGAACTCGCGCGTCTGACCGGCGCCACAACGACCAGTATTGATGAGATGATCCGTAACGGCCTCATCGCCGGGGTGATGGTTGCCGGAGAACGACACTTTACGCCAACCGAGATCGAGATTGTTCGGGCTGTTCACTCCTTCTCCAAATTTGGGCTTGAACCGCGCCACCTGAGACACTATCGAACCTCAACTGAGCGAGAGGCGGGCCTGATCGAACAGCTGCTTGCCCCATTGGTGCGTCAACGAAGTCCTGAAAGTCGGCACAGAGCGGCCGAGGAGCTTGAGGAACTCGTTGAGCTTGGAGCGGGGCTCAGGGGACTCTTACTCGATAACGCCATTGCTCAACTCAAGAAGTTAACCGACTACTCATCTGAGCGACCGCCTTCGTCGTGACCTTGATTGCTTGATTGCTCTTGGCGCGGATACTCGCTGCGCGTGTGCTGCTCCGTATGCGATGCGTTGTCATTTGATTGGGAATCAG
This is a stretch of genomic DNA from Ferrimicrobium sp.. It encodes these proteins:
- a CDS encoding FHA domain-containing protein gives rise to the protein MEVLDATLLGIRSKESEGIEPEGGYGYLMIQMGQEAGSWFQLDRSTMSIGRHPDSDIFLNDVTVSRRHAEVTLKGDDYYIKDAGSLNGTYVDRERVEEEKLCPGNEIQIGKFRMLFLRQELDR
- a CDS encoding MerR family transcriptional regulator; the encoded protein is MRGDSEREFSIKEVLGLLQEEFPEVTISKIRFLESQGLIAPERNAAGYRRFFQPDIERLCEVLRLQKSTYMPLRKIKEHLDADTRVDLFSQEIDEPEVASEPHQDISSDADAPSQRASVPSSPASTTRPELFPLGELARLTGATTTSIDEMIRNGLIAGVMVAGERHFTPTEIEIVRAVHSFSKFGLEPRHLRHYRTSTEREAGLIEQLLAPLVRQRSPESRHRAAEELEELVELGAGLRGLLLDNAIAQLKKLTDYSSERPPSS
- the gcvH gene encoding glycine cleavage system protein GcvH — its product is MNFPEHLLYTAEHEWVAIVDGTATMGITDYAQDALGDVVFVGLPEVGRQVSIGDSIAEVESTKSVSDIFAPVTGVVGEVNGRLSENPELLNTDPYGEGWICRISVEGENTDQLLDIAAYRKLLNSE